A stretch of Cicer arietinum cultivar CDC Frontier isolate Library 1 chromosome 5, Cicar.CDCFrontier_v2.0, whole genome shotgun sequence DNA encodes these proteins:
- the LOC101503078 gene encoding LOW QUALITY PROTEIN: WAT1-related protein At4g08290-like (The sequence of the model RefSeq protein was modified relative to this genomic sequence to represent the inferred CDS: inserted 2 bases in 1 codon) — MDKIGASNFGNKMSKARPYVLTVALQFGFAGAYIFSMASFKLGMNRFVFIVYRNIIAAIALAPFAFIFERKTRPKMTISVFLQIMALAFLEPVIDQGFTFLGMQYTSASFASALMNAVPSVTFVLAVIFRLERVNIKEIRSIAKVIGTLVTFGGALMMILYKGPQISLFYSPNTAHHHAGTHDTQSLKHWVSGTLFXXXXAWSSFFILQSITLKKYPAEMSLSSLICLVGAMQTSVVAVVAERHSGAGVWALGWDFRLYGPLYTGIITSGITYYVQGLVMQSRGPVFFTAFNPLCMIITCALGSFLFADQLHLGSIIGAIIIAIGLYCVVWGKAKDNSNTTPVSPTTMKQIETQHLPITASGHV; from the exons ATGGACAAAATAGGTGCTTCAAATTTTGGCAATAAAATGAGTAAGGCAAGGCCTTATGTGTTAACGGTGGCACTCCAATTCGGATTTGCAGGAGCATACATATTTTCTATGGCCAGTTTTAAACTCGGAATGAATCGTTTTGTGTTCATTGTTTATCGTAATATTATTGCTGCAATTGCCCTCGCTCCTTTTGCATTCATTTTTGAAAG GAAAACTAGGCCAAAGATGACAATATCAGTCTTTTTGCAGATAATGGCACTCGCATTTTTGGA GCCAGTGATTGACCAAGGGTTTACTTTCTTGGGTATGCAATATACATCTGCTTCATTTGCATCTGCTTTGATGAATGCTGTGCCTTCTGTTACCTTTGTCTTAGCCGTAATTTTCAG GTTAGAGCGTGTAAACATTAAGGAGATTAGAAGCATAGCGAAAGTGATTGGAACGTTGGTAACATTTGGAGGAGCATTGATGATGATACTTTACAAAGGCCCACAAATAAGCCTTTTTTATTCTCCAAACACGGCCCATCATCATGCTGGAACTCACGATACGCAAAGTCTCAAACATTGGGTCTCAGGAACACTCTT NNNNNNNNNNGCTTGGTCATCTTTCTTCATTTTACAG TCGATAACATTGAAAAAGTATCCGGCAGAAATGTCACTGTCCTCTTTAATATGCTTAGTTGGTGCTATGCAAACCAGCGTGGTGGCGGTGGTGGCGGAGCGTCACTCCGGTGCTGGTGTTTGGGCCCTTGGTTGGGACTTTAGACTATATGGTCCTCTCTACACG GGAATAATTACCTCAGGAATAACGTATTATGTGCAAGGGTTGGTAATGCAAAGCAGAGGCCCAGTATTTTTCACAGCTTTTAATCCTCTTTGTATGATCATTACTTGTGCTTTGGGCTCTTTCCTTTTCGCAGACCAACTCCACTTGGGCAG TATCATTGGAGCCATCATTATTGCAATAGGTCTTTATTGTGTGGTGTGGGGTAAAGCCAAAGACAATTCAAACACTACGCCAGTATCACCTACAACAATGAAGCAAATAGAGACACAACACCTTCCAATTACTGCATCTGGTCATGTCTAA